A genomic segment from Aspergillus chevalieri M1 DNA, chromosome 7, nearly complete sequence encodes:
- a CDS encoding putative RNA binding protein Rnp24 (BUSCO:EOG092645U1;~COG:K;~EggNog:ENOG410PJIH;~InterPro:IPR000504,IPR012677,IPR035979;~PFAM:PF00076;~go_function: GO:0003676 - nucleic acid binding [Evidence IEA]): protein MVNLGEGNEKKRKLSGDELEIDVSAPEPPSKKALRKAKKQGIDLTAKAIEEQQKKEQAEKAAKTRSEYGIWIGNLAFSINKDDLRKFFTSNCSFADTTITRVHMPKGADKFNKAQNKGFAYVDFAHPNALKEAMGLNEQMLMGRRVLIKNSKSFEGRPDKPQDDGQGSKATGASGHAPSRRIFVGNLGFDVTKEALEEHFGQCGTLAHLHMATFQDTGKCKGYAWVEFENIAAAEAAVKGYVMVNEEEEEEESDSDSDSDAENRRSKPKKPKQRRVWVNQLMGRRMRTEFAEDPTTRYKKRFGKEGEGKARGDQSEAVEEDTIGGQSAPALPKKAKKPEYSRYDEGTVQKLSGAIVESQGKKVTFD from the coding sequence ATGGTCAACCTCggagaaggaaatgagaagaaACGAAAGCTCTCCGGGGACGAGCTCGAGATTGACGTTTCCGCTCCCGAACCTCCCTCGaagaaagccctgcgcaaaGCCAAAAAGCAGGGAATCGACCTTACGGCGAAGGCTATTGAagagcagcaaaagaaagaacaGGCAGAGAAAGCTGCAAAGACACGATCCGAATATGGAATCTGGATTGGAAATTTGGCCTTCTCCATCAACAAAGATGACCTGCGCAAGTTTTTTACGAGCAATTGTTCTTTCGCAGACACCACGATCACCCGCGTTCACATGCCCAAGGGTGCGGACAAGTTCAACAAAGCGCAGAACAAAGGTTTCGCCTACGTCGATTTCGCCCACCCCAATGCGCTGAAGGAAGCAATGGGCCTTAACGAACAGATGCTTATGGGGCGCCGCGTGTTAATCAAGAATTCGAAGAGTTTCGAGGGCAGACCGGACAAGCCGCAAGACGACGGACAGGGATCAAAGGCGACCGGAGCCAGTGGTCATGCTCCTTCGCGACGTATTTTCGTCGGCAATCTCGGATTCGACGTGACCAAGGAGGCACTGGAGGAACACTTTGGGCAGTGCGGAACGCTGGCCCATCTACACATGGCCACGTTTCAGGACACCGGGAAATGCAAGGGTTATGCTTGGGTGGAGTTTGAGAACATTGCAGCTGCTGAAGCAGCGGTGAAGGGATATGTCATGGTcaatgaagaggaggaggaagaagagtcagactccgactccgactccgatGCCGAGAATCGCCGGTCCAAACCCAAGAAACCTAAGCAGCGAAGGGTATGGGTTAACCAGCTTATGGGTAGACGGATGAGGACGGAGTTTGCTGAAGACCCAACGACACGGTATAAGAAACGCTTTGGAAAGGAGGGAGAAGGCAAAGCCAGGGGAGACCAGTCGGAAGCGGTTGAAGAGGATACGATCGGTGGTCAGTCAGCACCCGCGCTGCCcaagaaggccaagaagccAGAGTACTCTAGGTACGACGAGGGCACTGTCCAGAAGCTCAGCGGTGCCATTGTAGAGTCCCAGGGTAAGAAGGTTACTTTTGATTAG
- a CDS encoding uncharacterized protein (COG:S;~EggNog:ENOG410PRHE;~InterPro:IPR032742;~PFAM:PF14612;~go_component: GO:0005634 - nucleus [Evidence IEA];~go_component: GO:0031011 - Ino80 complex [Evidence IEA];~go_process: GO:0006338 - chromatin remodeling [Evidence IEA]), with amino-acid sequence MSGIHESQPVPGSLVEAPAKQSYRSFKKKYAKLKIKFELGIKESEELVREEMRIEELSKRIQAQNDQLLEVLLEFNDNLHLSPSLRFGLDAPDDTPSLPTPEREFPAFDDSESATVALRSAKADLEAGRIMPDDYRDLEDAVKRGRAFAPEKQYTSLLKVPHTASQAEEEYNAGNGNTSESLGYFNPDYENEYYLGIDARLGDGSAALQLERIPKKPAPSDRDSEVAVRNPVSVYSWLRREQPSIFRDDDNASEKSGLRPSNQRSSKKAQQARKEEDDEDSASIDTVPASNSKNKRKRDDDTGYRPKGGSSRSRKKKDDGGASSRRASKRASGVGA; translated from the exons ATGTCCGGAATACACGAGTCGCAACCTGTGCCAGGGAGCTTAGTGGAAGCCCCTGCGAAGCAGTCCTACCGGTCTTTCAA GAAGAAGTACGCCAAGCTCAAGATCAAATTTGAACTCGGGATCAAAGAAAGTGAGGAGCTCGTCCGTGAGGAAATGCGCATCGAAGAGCTTTCCAAGCGAATCCAGGCACAGAACGA TCAACTTCTTGAGGTCTTGCTGGAGTTCAACGACAATCTTCACCTTTCACCTAGCCTGCGGTTCGGCCTGGACGCGCCTGATGACACCCCGTCCCTACCCACACCTGAGAGAGAATTTCCTGCGTTCGACGATTCGGAATCAGCGACGGTGGCGTTACGAAGCGCGAAAGCAGACCTGGAGGCTGGTAGGATAATGCCAGACGATTATCGCGATTTGGAAGATGCCGTGAAGCGAGGACGCGCGTTTGCCCCGGAGAAGCAATATACTTCCTTGCTGAAGGTGCCACATACTGCGTCACAGGCGGAGGAAGAGTATAATGCTGGAAATGGGAATACTTCGGAATCTTTGGGATATTTCAACCCAGACTATGAGAATGAGTATTACCTGGGCATTGACGCACGGCTAGGCGATGGATCGGCCGCTCTACAGCTCGAACGCATTCCCAAGAAACCAGCACCGTCGGATCGAGATAGCGAGGTTGCCGTGCGCAACCCGGTCTCTGTCTACAGCTGGCTGCGACGGGAACAGCCCAGTATCTTCCGAGATGATGACAATGCGTCGGAGAAGTCTGGCTTACGGCCATCGAACCAGCGGTCATCTAAGAAAGCTCAGCAGGCCCGCAAAGAagaggacgatgaagacAGTGCATCTATTGATACCGTTCCCGCCAGCAATTCTAAGAATAAGCGCAAGCGCGATGATGACACTGGGTACCGACCCAAGGGCGGCAGTAGCCGTTcgcgcaagaagaaggacgacgGCGGTGCCAGCTCTCGACGCGCTTCGAAAAGAGCATCTGGTGTAGGGGCTTGA
- a CDS encoding Zn(II)2Cys6 transcription factor domain-containing protein (COG:K;~EggNog:ENOG410PNYA;~InterPro:IPR036864,IPR001138;~PFAM:PF00172;~go_function: GO:0000981 - DNA-binding transcription factor activity, RNA polymerase II-specific [Evidence IEA];~go_function: GO:0008270 - zinc ion binding [Evidence IEA];~go_process: GO:0006355 - regulation of transcription, DNA-templated [Evidence IEA]), with translation MTARQSTPTSDHSHSDNVRKRVCKACDRCRLKKSKCDGASPCGRCRADNAICVFGERKKAHDKVYPKGYVEMLEQQQTWLVHGLQEMYRRASEGEGWPGEPLRCEANGHPLTHDLLTRLGALDHTKGERFEENTEIMQQELWRRNAMQRQDSSDASSESAAQSPVASSRFPSDVFGAATAAPPQQQLPPTPPSFSPSSSRTAQPTPVIKQEPQQQPQHQQMQSSMAPNNPAYAAQMSMQGVVNPIALQGPQPWPSNNGFGTFDEMDLLGSADYTNMSFDDPMSSPMFNRQIPISCIGLDNTKNDYEDFNQFLNPNPTEITSI, from the exons ATGACAGCCCGCCAGTCAACACCAACATCAGACCACTCGCATTCCGACAATGTTCGCAAGAGGGTCTGCAAGGCCTGTGACCGCTGTAGATTAAAAAAATCCAAG TGTGACGGCGCCAGTCCGTGTGGTCGATGTAGGGCAGACAATGCCATCTGCGTCTTTGGCGAGCGAAAGAAGGCCCATGATAAAGTGTACCCCAAGGG ATACGTTGAGATGCTcgaacaacaacaaacatGGCTCGTGCACGGCCTCCAAGAAATGTACCGTCGTGCCAGCGAAGGCGAAGGCTGGCCCGGAGAACCACTACGGTGCGAAGCCAACGGCCACCCGCTTACGCACGATCTACTTACCCGGTTAGGCGCTTTGGACCACACCAAGGGCGAACGCTTCGAAGAGAACACCGAAATCATGCAGCAAGAACTCTGGCGACGCAACGCCATGCAGCGGCAGGATTCCTCCGATGCCAGCTCGGAAAGCGCCGCTCAGTCCCCCGTGGCCTCGTCTCGTTTCCCCTCCGATGTCTTTGGTGCTGCTACTGCAGCACCGCCCCAACAGCAGCTGCCCCCCACGCCGCCAAGTTTCAGCCCGTCATCTTCGCGCACGGCACAGCCTACTCCTGTGATTAAGCAagagccgcagcagcagccacaaCATCAGCAAATGCAGTCGTCAATGGCACCAAATAATCCCGCGTATGCGGCCCAAATGTCGATGCAGGGCGTTGTCAACCCCATTGCATTGCAAGGACCTCAGCCGTGGCCTAGCAATAACGGCTTCGGTACATTCGATGAGATGGACCTATTAGGGTCTGCGGACTATACGAATATGTCGTTTGATGACCCGATGTCCTCGCCCATGTTCAATCGTCAGATCCCCATCAGCTGCATCGGGTTGGATAATACGAAGAATGATTATGAAGATTTCAATCAATTCTTGAATCCCAACCCGACAGAGATTACATCAATTTGA
- a CDS encoding putative RAS small monomeric GTPase (COG:S;~EggNog:ENOG410PGA4;~InterPro:IPR001806,IPR027417,IPR005225;~PFAM:PF00071,PF08477;~go_function: GO:0003924 - GTPase activity [Evidence IEA];~go_function: GO:0005525 - GTP binding [Evidence IEA]): MAEAPEKISITICGDGGCGKSSMTLRLVRSQWVHEYDPTIEDSYSVTRTIDGLPYFLCITDTAGQEEYRGLWAASNLKSDAFLLVYDITNELSLSALDYFMEMIHMEADQREEDNYRLRKELGASAQSVDVGMPPPIIMLAGNKCDLKENRVIRSKEGLEYARKHGCGFMETSAREMVNIEETFAREYTA; this comes from the exons ATGGCTGAAGCTCCGGAGAAAATCTCCATCACCATTTgcggggatggtggatgcg GAAAATCTTCCATGACTCTGCGACTGGTACGCAGCCAGTGGGTGCATGA GTACGACCCTACAATCG AGGACTCGTATTCCGTGACACGTACCATCGACGGCCTCCCTTACTTTCTCTGCATCACCGACACCGCCGGCCAGGAAGAATACCGTGGGTTATGGGCTGCATCCAACCTCAAATCGGACGCCTTCCTGCTCGTCTACGATATCACAAACGAACTCAGTTTGAGCGCATTGGACTACTTTATGGAAATGATCCATATGGAGGCAGATCAGCGGGAAGAGGATAACTATCGTTTGCGGAAGGAGTTGGGTGCCAGTGCTCAGAGTGTCGATGTCGGGATGCCGCCCCCAATAATCATGTTGGCCGGTAACAAGTGTGACTTGAAGGAGAATCGTGTCATTAGGTCAAAAGAAGGGTTGGAGTATGCGCGCAAGCATGGCTGTGGATTCATGGAGACGAGTGCTAGGGAGATGGTCAATATTGAGGAAACTTTTGCTCGTGAGTATACTGCATGA
- a CDS encoding uncharacterized protein (COG:S;~EggNog:ENOG410PKWB;~InterPro:IPR018545;~PFAM:PF09405), giving the protein MAPHRRNIGASRRRRRDDEGEEEGSDGGLDDDSLSEGSDMSHQDDDADAETSDGSEDDEASTATPQGDQANGIQVNGSGTQSGQRSERRNATSPGEQGNNPTVSDTEAMLNGLQLSGDSSQVAEVHFDNTKEEQPGQQEGGTSSGPLTDPKRETFAEKKRRENERYVKERDKNPAFVPTRGSFFLHDKRSTEPGTNGSRPPNKSKSRPYGLIVDGNVQRSQPKSDASEGLWTHDLHDTVAGDDPPASKPTSTAPNATSVPANYPVPTAPRSSPPNRSFSSTVLIGNVPVVVFLPGMARPTQARPVPKKQHTRLPQHRPPLRRDKPVRISLPGQNPRYIFPSTERSFIFIPRALRPNQQAFRGRGRGGFFGGRRSSIYANSAYSPSVALSRRSSLGRAPEGYHSPAASILSRATMVTTDNGKPVVRLPPPRPPGGFPQTTSVPGAIPPTVPPSMPPQPQHHIYRESHSDPIPMHQPRPQKTVSVADIETPETYTFNPPQPQQEQPFHHQVPMPVNGAAYPPDAPPPTHTPFSHIPERAIHAQPFQPYDYSQPQAFYPPGYGPQGVYYPVPGAEYPPYSTAMGPGASTAPYPPPGQQVPYMMPAPPTSTTEQPSSQSQTVAHEADGMVYYYDAAQMYSNPNPYAVPAPPGPGGVVGMGGMMTPPGTAYYYPQPPVYYPSQ; this is encoded by the exons ATGGCTCCCCATCGACGCAACATCGGCGCCAGCCGGCGACGAAGAAGGGACGacgaaggcgaagaggaaggTTCGGATGGTGGATTAGATGACGACTCGCTCAGCGAAGGATCAGACATGAGCCATCAGGACGATGATGCCGACGCTGAGACTAGTGACGGGAGCGAAGATGATGAGGCATCTACAGCCACTCCGCAGGGAGACCAAGCCAACGGTATTCAAGTCAACGGTTCAGGCACACAATCGGGTCAACGCTCAGAACGTCGAAATGCTACATCTCCGGGGGAACAAGGGAATAACCCCACGGTATCAGACACAGAGGCGATGTTGAACGGGCTACAACTCTCCGGAGACTCTAGCCAGGTTGCGGAGGTCCATTTTGATAATACAAAGGAGGAGCAGCCAGGTCAGCAGGAGGGTGGGACATCATCCGGGCCACTAACTGATCCCAAGCGGGAGACTTTTGCAGAAAAAAAACGTCGTGAAAACGAGCGATATGTCAAGGAACGTGACAAGAACCCGGCCTTTGTGCCCACGCGGGGTAGCTTCTTCCTTCACGATAAGCGGTCCACGGAGCCGGGGACAAACGGGAGCAGGCCGCCCAACAAGTCTAAATCGAGGCCCTATGGGCTCATTGTGGACGGCAACGTACAAAG AAGCCAACCCAAATCAGATGCCAGTGAAGGGCTGTGGACTCATGATCTTCACGATACAGTTGCAGGAGATGATCCTCCTGCCTCCAAGCCCACGTCTACTGCACCAAACGCAACCTCTGTTCCTGCCAACTACCCCGTTCCTACTGCTCCTCGATCCTCGCCTCCCAACAGGTCGTTCTCCAGCACTGTCCTGATTGGGAATGTGCCCGTTGTGGTGTTCCTTCCTGGGATGGCCCGACCAACCCAAGCTCGCCCTGTCCCAAAGAAGCAACATACACGTCTACCTCAACATCGCCCCCCGCTCAGGCGAGATAAACCTGTCCGGATTTCTCTTCCTGGTCAAAACCCCCGATATATCTTCCCATCAACTGAACGATCTTTCATCTTCATTCCACGAGCGTTGCGGCCTAACCAACAAGCCTTCCGTGGTAGGGGTCGAGGCGGTTTCTTTGGTGGACGCCGTTCGAGTATCTACGCCAACTCAGCCTACAGCCCAAGTGTTGCTCTGAGCCGGAGATCTTCATTGGGGAGGGCACCCGAGGGATACCACTCACCGGCCGCCTCGATCCTATCGAGAGCGACCATGGTTACTACAGATAACGGCAAGCCTGTTGTCCgtctaccaccaccacgccCCCCGGGGGGCTTTCCGCAAACTACCTCTGTCCCCGGCGCCATTCCTCCCACTGTTCCGCCTTCTATGCCTCCGCAACCTCAACATCACATTTATCGCGAGAGTCATTCGGACCCTATCCCCATGCACCAGCCTCGTCCTCAAAAGACCGTCTCCGTAGCCGACATTGAAACCCCCGAGACCTATACCTTCAATCCTCCACAACCGCAACAGGAACAGCCGTTCCACCATCAGGTTCCAATGCCTGTCAACGGTGCTGCATACCCGCCCGATGCTCCCCCTCCCACTCACACACCTTTTTCGCATATTCCCGAAAGGGCCATTCATGCCCAACCGTTCCAGCCATACGACTACTCCCAACCGCAAGCATTCTACCCGCCAGGTTATGGTCCGCAAGGCGTATACTATCCCGTCCCAGGGGCTGAATACCCACCGTACAGCACTGCCATGGGACCTGGAGCGTCTACTGCACCTTACCCGCCGCCTGGTCAACAAGTCCCGTATATGATGCCCGCCCCGCCCACGTCAACGACTGAGCAGCCATCGTCGCAATCACAAACCGTCGCCCACGAAGCGGATGGCATGGTATACTATTACGACGCCGCACAGATGTACTCAAACCCGAACCCGTATGCTGTGCCTGCACCTCCTGGGCCCGGAGGAGTCGTGGGGATGGGTGGCATGATGACACCCCCAGGCACTGCCTATTATTACCCTCAACCACCGGTTTATTATCCTTCGCAATAA
- the lreA gene encoding GATA transcription factor LreA (COG:K;~EggNog:ENOG410PJCC;~InterPro:IPR000679,IPR035965,IPR001610,IPR013088, IPR013655,IPR000014;~PFAM:PF13426,PF08447,PF14598,PF00320,PF00989;~go_function: GO:0005515 - protein binding [Evidence IEA];~go_function: GO:0008270 - zinc ion binding [Evidence IEA];~go_function: GO:0043565 - sequence-specific DNA binding [Evidence IEA];~go_process: GO:0006355 - regulation of transcription, DNA-templated [Evidence IEA]) yields the protein MTACVYTLVPLQSQAIQSRAMSGFDDFYHPQYYSLPASNRDHDHPQTVQDPDGDPVVTSSLMVYSQSGAYDFGHYQNVYDQSQEPSVFRDGIPSTSSSINTGHPTHANQMQTQSQQSSHHVGYPAQGSNLEGRLSNVNISYDPWSGAETSMLMNPHASSAFPYDFANAYSMPPQLTSQHMGLNPQSTYSTLQTQTPAQNTYWGMDGYRAPQQDEPVSQGQYQNRQAYPQTYAPQRTLQSRAIQPKNQPFQDSFPSKVKSESHFEASPYTNIYSTSGFDILGVLARVISRPDPKINIGAVDLSCAFVLCDMTQADHPIVYMSEAFGRLTGYSEEEIIGRNCRFLQGPDGNVEPGAQRKFADSNTVYRMRTTIEERNETQVSVINYRKGGQPFMNLVTMIPIRWDTNEYRFYVGFQVDLVEKPDAVTKKNSNGTYMINYQRSQLPNYVVPQPDIRQSHPDLVVQFDHDQVSAILRSISASRPEYKHYLDRILVENADDVIHVLSYDGVFLYLSPSCQKILEYESVELVNKTLSSICHPSDIGTVTRDLRTSITTAPVSVVYRIRKKHSGYAWFESHGAWHVEQGRGRTFLVLVGRERLVYHLGQVARLGSEALGETDVWAKISASGIILYISTKARPVLGRTQDDLVGTSFKDLLGAESHSEVQQALQNSRNGQRTMFNHQVRHKKGHMVQAQTVLFPGDTKEGTKPSFLVAQIRVLKSSQSSSEEPMPTETTTLIPARNRPRSSTDQQQNLVNASSANHLPPDNQFTSPTEQITIFPELIPTRGSSWQFELRELEKRNRGLSDELQRLLTRRKKRKRKQTSMPVGKSCVICHTKNTPEWRRGPSGNRDLCNSCGLRWAKQVRSAAQLERSESG from the exons ATGACTGCGTGCGTCTATACTCTCGTTCCTTTGCAAAGTCAAGCTATCCAGTCGCGCGCAATGAGCGGGTTCGATGACTTCTATCACCCGCAGTACTATTCCCTGCCGGCTTCAAATCGAGACCACGATCACCCGCAAACCGTTCAAGATCCAGATGGCGATCCCGTGGTGACATCGTCTCTCATGGTCTATTCCCAATCAGGCGCGTATGATTTCGGTCACTATCAGAATGTGTACGATCAGTCGCAAGAGCCCAGTGTGTTCCGGGACGGCATTCCAAGTAcaagcagcagcatcaaCACAGGACATCCGACACATGCGAATCAGATGCAGACGCAGAGCCAGCAATCTTCCCACCATGTGGGCTATCCAGCACAGGGATCGAATCTGGAAGGTCGCCTGTCAAATGTTAACATCTCTTATGATCCCTGGTCCGGCGCAGAGACTTCAATGCTCATGAACCCACATGCGAGTAGTGCATTTCCATACGACTTCGCCAATGCGTATTCAATGCCTCCGCAATTAACTTCACAGCACATGGGTCTGAACCCTCAGTCGACCTATTCCACCCTTCAGACGCAAACACCGGCTCAAAACACATATTGGGGAATGGACGGCTATCGTGCTCCACAACAGGACGAACCCGTATCACAAGGACAGTATCAAAATCGTCAAGCATATCCTCAGACATATGCTCCTCAGCGGACGTTGCAATCGAGGGCTATTCAGCCAAAAAACCAACCATTCCAGG ACAGTTTTCCGTCCAAAGTAAAATCCGAGTCGCACTTTGAGGCCTCACCTTATACTAATATCTATTCAACAAGTGGCTTTGATATTCTGGGTGTTCTG GCTCGCGTAATATCGAGACCAGACCCGAAAATCAACATCGGTGCCGTCGATCTATCCTGTGCATTTGTGCTCTGCGATATGACCCAAGCTGATCACCCCATCGTGTATATGTCAGAAGCCTTTGGGCGGTTAACAGGATACTCCGAAGAGGAGATCATTGGCCGGAACTGTCGTTTTCTCCAAGGTCCCGATGGAAACGTAGAACCTGGGGCACAGCGAAAATTCGCCGACTCTAACACGGTTTACCGGATGCGAACAACCATTGAAGAACGAAACGAGACCCAAGTCAGTGTGATCAATTACAGGAAAGGGGGGCAGCCATTTATGAATTTGGTTACAATGATTCCTATACGTTGGGATACGAACGAGTATCGATTTTATGTTGGTTTCCAGGTCGATTTGGTGGAGAAGCCGGATGCTGTCACCAAGAAGAATTCAA ATGGGACCTACATGATCAATTACCAACGCAGTCAGTTACCCAACTACGTGGTGCCTCAGCCTGACATCCGCCAAAGCCATCCTGATCTGGTGGTGCAATTTGACCATGATCAAGTGTCTGCCATTTTGCGCTCAATTAGCGCTTCTCGACCAGAATATAAACACTACCTCGATCGAATCCTTGTCGAGAACGCAGATGACGTGATCCACGTTTTATCTTACGATGGGGTGTTCCTCTACCTTTCCCCGTCATGCCAAAAAATTCTGGAATATGAGTCCGTCGAGTTAGTCAATAAGACATTATCATCAATCTGCCATCCCAGTGATATTGGCACCGTCACTAGGGACCTTCGGACCAGCATCACCACAGCCCCGGTGAGCGTGGTGTATCGAATTCGCAAAAAGCACAGCGGTTATGCTTGGTTCGAGAGCCATGGTGCATGGCATGTGGAGCAAGGTCGAGGACGAACGTTCCTTGTTTTGGTCGGAAGAGAACGTTTGGTGTATCATCTCGGACAAGTCGCCAGGTTAGGGAGTGAGGCCCTTGGCGAGACAGATGTTTGGGCGAAGATATCTGCGTCAGGGATCATTCTGTATATCTCCACAAAAGCACGACCGGTTCTGGGCCGAACACAGGATGACCTAGTCGGGACGAGTTTCAAAGACTTGTTAGGCGCGGAAAGCCACTCAGAAGTGCAACAGGCTTTGCAGAACTCCCGCAATGGTCAACGAACAATGTTTAACCATCAAGTCCGTCATAAGAAGGGTCATATGGTTCAGGCGCAGACGGTTCTATTTCCTGGTGACACAAAAGAAGGCACCAAACCTTCATTTCTTGTCGCCCAGATACGGGTTCTGAAATCATCGCAGTCGTCTAGCGAGGAGCCTATGCCAACAGAGACGACAACGTTAATACCAGCTAGGAATCGACCGAGGTCAAGCACAGACCAACAACAAAACCTTGTCAACGCCTCAAGTGCAAACCACTTACCCCCAGACAACCAATTCACATCCCCCACAGAACAAATCACAATCTTCCCCGAACTCATCCCAACCCGCGGCTCAAGCTGGCAATTCGAGCTCCGCGAGCTCGAAAAACGAAACCGCGGCCTCTCCGACGAACTTCAGCGACTACTCACCCGGAGAAAGAAGCGCAAGCGGAAGCAAACGTCAATGCCAGTGGGCAAGAGCTGCGTCATATGCCACACAAAGAACACGCCGGAGTGGAGACGGGGGCCGAGCGGGAATCGGGATCTGTGTAATAGTTGTGGGTTACGGTGGGCGAAGCAGGTGAGGAGTGCGGCGCAGTTGGAGAGATCGGAATCTGGTTGA
- a CDS encoding aldose epimerase family protein (COG:G;~EggNog:ENOG410PGD8;~InterPro:IPR014718,IPR008183,IPR018052,IPR011013;~PFAM:PF01263;~go_function: GO:0003824 - catalytic activity [Evidence IEA];~go_function: GO:0016853 - isomerase activity [Evidence IEA];~go_function: GO:0030246 - carbohydrate binding [Evidence IEA];~go_process: GO:0005975 - carbohydrate metabolic process [Evidence IEA]) has product MSQEAAFSFLPLGAIIQEFRIADQNIVLNFNTQEQYVKYNTPHFGATIGRVANRIEGAVIHNLNGRDYSLPMNNGHNSIHGGEKGWGQRVFDGPHTVKKDGKDALLFKYLSRDGEEGYPGTVELRVWYTAGKEDVNEANEKTVLTAEYEIEFVGDECEETVVNLTNHSYFNIAGTPTVEGTQAQLATNDYLPLDAAGIPTGEIAKFRKDLTSPFGLGPSVPHIDDVFVMESDPSKIALDTRTQPLKRLAQFHHPTTKLHLEVHSTEPAFQLYTGKYIDTPEVEGTPARGEGAGFCVEPSRFVNAVNEPGWRSMVVLKRGQVYGCKNVYKAWKA; this is encoded by the exons ATGTCCCAAGAAGCCGCCTTCAGCTTCCTCCCATTGGGAGCCATCATTCAAGAATTCCGCATCGCGGACCAAAACATCGTTCTTAACTTCAATACCCAAGAGCAATATGTTAAGTACAACACGCCGCATTTCGGCGCTACCATCGGCCGCGTCGCGAACCGTATCGAGGGCGCTGTGATCCATAACCTCAATGGTCGCGATTACTCACTTCCCATGAACAATGGCCACAATTCGATCCATGGAGGTGAGAAGGGGTGGGGGCAAAGGGTTTTTGATGGACCGCATACGGTaaagaaggatgggaaggaTGCCTTGTTGTTCAAGTATCTGAGTCGTGACGGGGAGGAGGGGTATCCTGGGACTGTGGAGTTGCGGGTGTGGTATACGGCTGGGAAGGAGGATGTGAATGAGGCGAATGAGAAGACAGTGTTGACGGCGGAGTATGAGATTGAATTCGTGGGTGATGAGTGTGAGGAGACGGTGGTCAACCTTACAAACCATAG TTATTTCAACATCGCCGGAACCCCAACCGTGGAGGGCACCCAAGCCCAGCTAGCCACCAAcgattacctccccctcgaCGCAGCTGGCATCCCAACAGGCGAGATCGCCAAATTCCGCAAAGACCTAACCAGCCCCTTCGGCCTCGGTCCCTCAGTACCACACATCGACGACGTCTTCGTGATGGAAAGCGATCCTTCCAAAATCGCCCTTGATACGCGCACCCAGCCCCTCAAACGCCTCGCCCAGTTCCATCACCCAACCACCAAGCTGCACCTCGAAGTTCACAGCACCGAGCCAGCCTTCCAGCTGTACACGGGCAAGTACATCGACACGCCGGAGGTAGAAGGGACGCCGGCGCGTGGGGAGGGCGCTGGGTTCTGTGTTGAACCGAGTCGGTTCGTCAACGCGGTTAATGAGCCGGGATGGCGGTCTATGGTTGTGCTGAAGCGGGGGCAGGTGTATGGGTGTAAGAATGTGTATAAGGCGTGGAAGGCGTAA